In Vibrio sp. 10N, the following proteins share a genomic window:
- a CDS encoding ABC transporter permease — protein sequence MLDLQGYEASILKGAVLTIEVAILSLILAMVLGMLGALAKMAPYKWARAIATLYTTIIRGIPDLVLMMLIFFGGQILLNNSLYATNEWLNEWFASSDPNHEWTSYLPDYIDVSPFIAGVLTIGFIFGAYMAETFRGAIMAVDKGEMEAAKAYGMSSTLAFRRILLPQMIRHALPGFGNNWLVLLKTTALVSIIGLEDMVRMSSLAAGTTKMPFTFYMAVAIIFLIFTSISTGFLKLVERKFSIHVR from the coding sequence ATGCTCGATTTACAAGGATATGAAGCCTCAATTTTAAAAGGGGCCGTACTCACCATAGAAGTGGCGATATTGTCACTGATCCTCGCTATGGTGCTGGGTATGTTAGGTGCACTTGCTAAGATGGCACCTTACAAATGGGCGCGTGCGATTGCGACCCTTTACACGACTATCATCCGAGGCATTCCAGACCTCGTATTAATGATGCTGATTTTCTTCGGCGGACAGATTCTTCTCAACAACAGTTTGTATGCGACAAACGAGTGGTTGAACGAGTGGTTTGCTTCTAGCGATCCTAACCATGAATGGACATCGTACCTTCCAGATTACATTGATGTATCGCCTTTTATTGCCGGTGTACTGACGATTGGCTTTATTTTCGGCGCTTACATGGCAGAAACCTTCCGTGGTGCGATCATGGCGGTAGACAAAGGTGAGATGGAAGCGGCAAAAGCGTATGGTATGAGTTCGACACTAGCCTTTAGACGTATTCTGTTGCCGCAGATGATACGTCACGCGTTACCGGGTTTTGGTAACAACTGGCTGGTACTACTTAAAACCACGGCACTGGTATCAATTATCGGTCTTGAAGACATGGTCCGTATGAGCTCGCTTGCAGCGGGTACCACTAAGATGCCGTTTACGTTCTACATGGCCGTTGCCATCATCTTCTTAATCTTCACAAGTATCTCTACCGGGTTCCTAAAACTGGTTGAGCGCAAATTCAGTATTCATGTGAGGTAG
- a CDS encoding ABC transporter substrate-binding protein — MKKWLMVAALAATAATGVAQAKEWKTVRFGIEGAYPPFSWTEADGSLKGFDVDMANALCEELKAKCVIVPQDWDGIIPSLLARKYDAIIAAMSITEERKKKIDFTGKYAQIPNKFIAKKGAGLNFDNLSGAKIGVQRATTHDKYLTDNYGDQVEIVRYGSFDEAYLDLANGRIAAVLGDASALEEGVINKDGGDAYEFVGPSLTDAKWFGEGMGIAVRKQDKDLTKKLDAAITSLRASGKYDEIASKYFNYDVYGQ; from the coding sequence ATGAAAAAGTGGTTAATGGTAGCAGCACTGGCTGCAACAGCTGCAACTGGAGTAGCACAAGCTAAGGAATGGAAAACTGTGCGCTTTGGTATCGAAGGTGCGTACCCTCCTTTTAGCTGGACTGAGGCTGATGGTTCTCTAAAAGGTTTTGACGTTGACATGGCTAACGCGCTTTGTGAAGAGCTAAAAGCTAAGTGTGTTATCGTTCCTCAAGATTGGGACGGCATTATTCCGTCTCTACTTGCTCGTAAATACGACGCAATTATCGCTGCGATGTCTATCACTGAAGAGCGTAAAAAGAAAATTGACTTCACTGGTAAATACGCTCAAATCCCGAACAAATTCATCGCTAAGAAAGGTGCGGGTCTAAACTTTGATAACCTTAGCGGCGCGAAAATTGGTGTACAGCGTGCAACAACGCACGACAAATACCTAACAGACAACTATGGCGATCAAGTAGAAATCGTACGTTACGGTTCATTTGATGAAGCTTACCTTGATCTAGCAAATGGTCGTATCGCTGCGGTACTTGGTGACGCATCTGCTCTAGAAGAAGGCGTGATTAACAAAGACGGCGGCGACGCTTATGAGTTCGTAGGTCCATCTCTAACTGACGCTAAGTGGTTCGGTGAAGGTATGGGTATTGCGGTACGTAAGCAAGACAAAGACCTAACGAAGAAACTAGACGCTGCAATCACTTCACTACGTGCAAGTGGCAAATACGACGAGATTGCGTCTAAATACTTCAACTACGACGTTTACGGTCAATAA
- a CDS encoding DUF3360 family protein, which yields MSDAVNKAHSDSDIETKSYQELHRPASEFASRSEYLDHELQIMKPRRFGLNLPGRDFRFELEDLVPALAGTIGIIAMYSAVMMSWADGLTAAWDHVNLGKEFAIEVARVEMLIPALLFCILASGFINPRANLAGNHGPMIPLIGSIALAGAHPLALAILLGVFGLLLSYFKGGSKLVNLTSQGTAGGLLIFLGFTGTMSQIGSIQEWAVSLQSADVEAGSMGYVGLIVLGINIAVYAYLAKINMRWLAIPVCAVTGLLLALGLGAGFDLTFETEMGLPNLNPVYWWGSTEEGWMLGLPNLQHFIASLPFAILAVAMWSPDFLGHRIFQELNYPRKTEKVLMDVDDTMTMCSVRQMVGTAVGGGNITSSWGTYMIPAAIAKRPIPGGAILLGSLCIIVAILGFPMDVAVWPPVMRVALLVGVFLPLLEAGMQMVKETKDSQAAGICIFASVVANPVLAWALTMFLDNNGLIGDKERASRLSFVDKIVIPVGVFVICLVAMLAVGMLEGQYGIPAFL from the coding sequence ATGTCAGACGCAGTTAACAAAGCGCATTCTGATTCGGATATCGAGACTAAGAGCTATCAAGAGCTTCACCGTCCAGCATCTGAGTTTGCCAGCCGCTCTGAATACCTAGACCACGAACTTCAAATCATGAAACCGCGCCGCTTTGGTCTTAACCTACCAGGCCGCGACTTCCGCTTTGAACTCGAAGATTTGGTACCTGCTCTTGCTGGTACTATCGGCATTATCGCAATGTACTCTGCGGTAATGATGTCATGGGCAGACGGTCTAACCGCCGCTTGGGATCACGTTAACCTTGGTAAAGAGTTTGCCATCGAGGTTGCTCGTGTTGAAATGCTCATCCCAGCGTTATTGTTCTGTATTCTCGCATCAGGTTTCATTAACCCACGTGCCAACCTTGCTGGTAACCACGGCCCGATGATCCCGCTTATCGGTTCTATCGCGCTTGCCGGTGCTCACCCTCTTGCTCTTGCTATTCTTCTTGGTGTGTTCGGTCTACTACTTAGCTACTTCAAAGGTGGTTCTAAGCTGGTTAACCTCACCTCTCAAGGTACTGCAGGTGGCCTCTTAATCTTCCTAGGCTTTACCGGCACGATGAGCCAAATCGGTTCAATCCAAGAGTGGGCGGTAAGTCTTCAGTCTGCGGACGTTGAAGCAGGTAGCATGGGTTACGTTGGTCTAATCGTATTAGGCATCAACATTGCTGTTTACGCATACCTTGCAAAAATCAACATGCGTTGGTTGGCCATCCCAGTATGTGCGGTAACGGGTCTACTTCTTGCGCTTGGTTTAGGTGCGGGCTTCGACTTGACGTTCGAAACAGAAATGGGTCTACCTAACCTTAACCCAGTTTACTGGTGGGGCAGCACAGAAGAAGGTTGGATGCTAGGTCTTCCTAACCTACAACACTTCATTGCCTCTCTACCGTTTGCGATTCTTGCTGTAGCGATGTGGTCTCCTGACTTCCTGGGTCACCGTATCTTCCAAGAGCTAAACTACCCACGTAAGACTGAAAAAGTGCTTATGGACGTAGATGACACTATGACTATGTGTTCTGTACGTCAGATGGTTGGTACGGCAGTAGGTGGTGGTAACATCACGTCTTCTTGGGGTACGTACATGATCCCAGCGGCTATCGCTAAGCGTCCAATTCCAGGTGGTGCAATCCTTCTTGGTTCACTATGTATCATCGTGGCAATCCTTGGTTTCCCAATGGATGTTGCGGTATGGCCGCCAGTGATGCGTGTTGCACTACTAGTAGGTGTATTCCTTCCGCTACTAGAAGCGGGCATGCAGATGGTGAAAGAGACTAAAGATTCGCAAGCCGCGGGTATCTGTATCTTTGCATCAGTAGTTGCAAACCCAGTACTTGCATGGGCTCTGACCATGTTCCTAGATAATAATGGTCTGATCGGTGACAAAGAGCGTGCTTCTCGTCTATCTTTTGTAGATAAGATTGTCATCCCAGTCGGTGTATTCGTAATCTGTCTAGTAGCAATGCTTGCTGTAGGTATGCTAGAAGGCCAGTACGGCATCCCAGCTTTCCTATAA
- a CDS encoding YfbU family protein, with protein sequence MEMTNAQRLILSNQYYLMAKLTPENAAKYKRLQTIVERGYELQMREMNKEFGCLVEDECREVIDIMEMYHAMQESNKMLSDEERKDVDQRRLQFLGFDIATEAQLVNYVRFLVDSEGLYPQFEKGDHHFNSHVPMLEKYRRMLVTWRNCPRQYHLSSAEFRQIFNA encoded by the coding sequence ATGGAAATGACAAATGCTCAACGTCTAATCCTATCGAATCAATACTACCTAATGGCGAAACTCACGCCAGAAAATGCCGCCAAGTATAAGCGCCTACAAACCATCGTTGAACGTGGTTATGAACTGCAAATGCGCGAAATGAACAAAGAATTTGGCTGCTTAGTGGAAGACGAATGTCGTGAAGTAATCGACATTATGGAAATGTATCATGCGATGCAGGAATCCAATAAAATGCTCTCTGATGAAGAGCGCAAAGATGTCGATCAGCGCCGTCTGCAGTTCTTGGGCTTCGATATCGCGACCGAAGCGCAACTAGTGAACTATGTACGCTTCTTAGTAGACTCTGAAGGCCTGTATCCACAGTTTGAAAAAGGCGACCACCACTTCAACAGTCATGTGCCTATGCTCGAAAAGTACCGTCGCATGCTGGTGACTTGGAGAAACTGCCCTCGTCAATACCATCTATCAAGCGCAGAATTCAGACAGATTTTCAACGCATAA
- the pflB gene encoding formate C-acetyltransferase, with amino-acid sequence MAEQFAKAWEGFAAGDWQNEVNVRDFIQKNYTPYEGDESFLVSEGTEATNTLWAKVMEGIKQENSTHAPVDFDTSVISTITSHDAGYINKDLETIVGLQTEAPLKRAIMPNGGVRMIEGSCKAYGRTLDPQVSKIYSEYRKTHNQGVFDVYSPDILKCRKSGVLTGLPDAYGRGRIIGDYRRVALYGIDFLMKDKVAQFHSTQEKLEAGDDLQMTMQLREELQEQHRALGQMKEMAASYGFDISGPATTAQEAIQWTYFGYLAAVKSQNGAAMSLGRTSTFLDIYVERDIAAGIITEEQAQEMIDHFVMKLRMVRFLRTPEYDELFSGDPIWATESMGGMGVDGRTLVTRTNFRFLNTLYTMGPSPEPNITVLWSEQLPDGFKKFCAKVSIDTSSIQYENDDLMRPDFNNDDYAIACCVSPMVIGKHMQFFGARANLAKTLLYVINGGVDEKLKIQVGPKTEAMTDEVLDFDKVWAGLDNFMDWLAKQYVTALNAIHYSHDKYSYEAALMALHDRDVRRTMACGIAGLSVAADSLSAIKYGTVKPIRDEDGIAIDFDISGDYPKFGNNDARVDDMACELVTIFMNKIRKLKTYRDAVPTQSILTITSNVVYGKKTGTTPDGRKAGAPFAPGANPMHGRDEKGAVASLTSVGKLPFADAKDGISYTFSIVPNALGKEEESQRSNLAGLMDGYFHHETGVEGGQHLNVNVLNRETLEDAVKHPEKYPQLTIRVSGYAVRFNSLTAEQQADVIARTFTESL; translated from the coding sequence ATGGCAGAGCAATTTGCTAAAGCTTGGGAAGGTTTTGCTGCAGGTGACTGGCAAAACGAAGTAAACGTACGTGACTTCATTCAGAAGAACTACACTCCTTATGAAGGCGACGAGTCTTTCCTAGTTTCTGAAGGTACTGAAGCGACTAACACGCTTTGGGCTAAAGTAATGGAAGGTATCAAGCAGGAAAACAGCACTCACGCTCCTGTTGATTTCGATACTTCTGTTATCTCTACCATCACTTCTCATGATGCGGGCTACATCAACAAAGACCTAGAAACAATCGTTGGTCTACAAACTGAAGCACCTCTTAAGCGTGCAATCATGCCTAACGGCGGCGTGCGCATGATCGAAGGTTCTTGTAAAGCATACGGTCGTACGCTTGACCCACAAGTTTCTAAAATCTACTCAGAGTACCGTAAAACACACAACCAAGGTGTTTTCGATGTTTACTCTCCAGATATCCTAAAATGTCGTAAGTCTGGTGTTCTGACTGGTCTTCCAGATGCATACGGTCGTGGTCGTATCATCGGTGACTACCGTCGTGTAGCACTTTACGGTATTGACTTCCTAATGAAGGACAAAGTTGCTCAGTTCCACTCTACTCAAGAGAAACTAGAAGCTGGCGACGATCTACAAATGACTATGCAGCTGCGTGAAGAGCTTCAAGAGCAACACCGCGCACTAGGTCAAATGAAAGAAATGGCCGCTTCTTACGGCTTCGACATTTCTGGTCCTGCGACTACTGCACAAGAAGCAATCCAGTGGACTTACTTCGGTTACCTAGCTGCTGTTAAATCTCAAAACGGCGCGGCTATGTCTCTAGGTCGTACTTCGACTTTCCTAGACATTTACGTTGAGCGTGATATCGCTGCTGGCATCATCACTGAAGAACAAGCTCAGGAAATGATCGACCATTTCGTAATGAAGCTACGTATGGTTCGCTTCCTACGTACTCCTGAGTACGATGAGCTATTCTCTGGCGACCCAATCTGGGCAACAGAATCTATGGGTGGTATGGGTGTTGACGGTCGTACGCTAGTTACGCGTACAAACTTCCGTTTCCTAAACACGCTATACACTATGGGTCCTTCTCCAGAGCCAAACATCACTGTACTTTGGTCTGAGCAGCTACCTGACGGCTTCAAGAAGTTCTGTGCGAAGGTATCTATCGATACTTCTTCTATCCAGTACGAGAACGATGACCTAATGCGTCCAGATTTCAACAACGATGACTACGCTATCGCTTGTTGTGTATCTCCAATGGTTATCGGTAAGCACATGCAGTTCTTCGGCGCTCGTGCAAACCTAGCTAAGACTCTACTTTACGTTATCAACGGCGGTGTAGATGAGAAGCTTAAGATCCAAGTTGGTCCTAAAACTGAAGCAATGACTGACGAAGTTCTAGACTTCGATAAAGTTTGGGCTGGTCTAGACAACTTCATGGATTGGCTAGCTAAGCAATACGTGACTGCGCTAAACGCAATCCACTACTCTCACGACAAGTACAGCTACGAAGCAGCGCTTATGGCTCTACATGACCGTGACGTACGTCGTACAATGGCTTGTGGTATCGCTGGTCTATCTGTTGCAGCTGACTCTCTATCTGCAATCAAATACGGTACAGTTAAGCCAATCCGTGACGAAGACGGCATCGCGATCGACTTCGACATCTCTGGCGACTACCCGAAATTTGGTAACAACGACGCTCGTGTAGATGACATGGCTTGTGAACTTGTTACTATCTTCATGAACAAGATCCGTAAGCTTAAGACTTACCGTGATGCAGTACCTACACAGTCTATTCTGACTATCACTTCAAACGTGGTATACGGTAAGAAGACTGGTACTACACCAGACGGTCGTAAAGCAGGTGCTCCATTCGCTCCAGGTGCAAACCCAATGCACGGTCGCGATGAGAAAGGTGCTGTAGCTTCTCTTACTTCTGTAGGTAAACTACCGTTTGCTGACGCTAAAGATGGTATCTCTTACACCTTCTCTATCGTTCCAAACGCACTAGGTAAAGAAGAAGAGTCACAACGTTCTAACCTTGCTGGTCTAATGGATGGTTACTTCCACCACGAAACTGGCGTTGAAGGTGGTCAACACCTAAACGTGAACGTTCTTAACCGCGAAACTCTAGAAGACGCAGTTAAGCACCCTGAGAAATACCCTCAGCTAACAATCCGTGTATCTGGTTACGCTGTACGCTTTAACTCTCTAACTGCAGAGCAACAAGCGGACGTAATCGCACGTACGTTCACTGAATCTCTATAA
- a CDS encoding ABC transporter ATP-binding protein, with product MNEVPALDIKELHKTFGQNEVLKGISLAAHKGDVISIIGSSGSGKSTFLRCINLLETPTEGEIWVNGELIQMKKNRQGESLPANEKQVQRIRSRLAMVFQGFNLWSHMTVLENIIEAPIHVLGVPKAQAIENAELLLKKVGLYERRDYYPGHLSGGQQQRAAIARALAVEPEVMLFDEPTSALDPELVGEVLGVMQDLAEEGRTMLVVTHEMAFARDVSNHVMFLHQGRVEEQGDPAKLFTNPESERLQQFISSIY from the coding sequence ATGAATGAAGTACCCGCGCTGGACATAAAAGAACTGCACAAGACCTTTGGTCAAAATGAAGTTTTAAAAGGGATTTCCCTTGCTGCACATAAAGGTGATGTCATCTCAATTATTGGCTCATCAGGCTCCGGGAAGAGCACCTTTCTACGTTGTATCAACCTACTGGAAACGCCAACAGAGGGTGAGATTTGGGTTAATGGTGAATTGATCCAAATGAAAAAGAACCGTCAGGGCGAGTCACTTCCTGCTAATGAAAAACAAGTTCAGCGAATCCGTTCTCGCTTGGCGATGGTTTTTCAGGGTTTCAATCTTTGGTCGCACATGACCGTTCTTGAGAACATCATCGAAGCGCCAATCCACGTTTTGGGTGTACCAAAAGCGCAAGCTATCGAAAACGCCGAACTGCTTCTTAAGAAAGTGGGTCTGTATGAGCGCCGTGATTACTATCCAGGGCACCTTTCAGGCGGTCAGCAGCAACGTGCAGCGATTGCACGTGCGTTGGCGGTAGAACCAGAAGTGATGTTGTTCGATGAGCCGACATCGGCGCTCGATCCTGAATTGGTCGGCGAAGTATTGGGTGTTATGCAAGATCTGGCTGAAGAAGGCAGAACCATGCTGGTGGTGACACACGAAATGGCGTTTGCTCGTGACGTATCTAACCACGTGATGTTCTTGCATCAAGGTCGAGTAGAAGAGCAGGGCGACCCAGCAAAACTGTTCACCAACCCAGAATCAGAACGTCTACAACAATTTATTTCATCTATCTACTAA
- the pflA gene encoding pyruvate formate lyase 1-activating protein, whose protein sequence is MSTTGRIHSFESCGTVDGPGIRFIVFMQGCLMRCQYCHNRDTWDTHDGKEITVDELITEAKSYRHFMNASGGGVTCSGGEAMLQPEFVRDFFKAAQAEGIHTCLDTNGYIRKHTDVVDEVLEATDLVMLDLKHMKDEIHQDFIGVSNRRVLDFARYLHKIGQKTWIRYVVVPGYTDDPEAAHMLGEFIKDMDNIEKVELLPYHKLGAHKWEALGFDYPLEGVEPPKKEVMDEIQSILLQYTDTVKY, encoded by the coding sequence ATGTCAACAACAGGTCGCATTCACTCATTCGAATCTTGCGGTACCGTCGATGGACCGGGAATTCGTTTTATTGTCTTTATGCAAGGCTGTCTTATGCGCTGCCAGTATTGCCACAACCGTGATACTTGGGATACGCATGACGGCAAAGAAATTACTGTCGATGAGCTAATTACAGAGGCGAAATCTTACCGCCACTTTATGAATGCATCAGGCGGCGGTGTGACCTGCTCTGGCGGTGAAGCTATGCTTCAACCTGAGTTTGTACGTGACTTCTTTAAAGCCGCGCAAGCCGAAGGTATTCATACCTGTCTTGATACTAACGGTTATATCCGCAAACACACCGACGTCGTCGACGAGGTGCTCGAAGCCACTGACCTTGTGATGCTTGATCTAAAACATATGAAAGATGAAATTCACCAAGATTTCATTGGCGTATCAAACCGCCGTGTATTGGACTTTGCTCGCTACCTTCACAAGATTGGCCAAAAGACTTGGATCCGTTATGTGGTTGTACCTGGCTACACCGACGACCCTGAAGCGGCCCACATGCTAGGTGAGTTCATCAAAGACATGGACAACATCGAAAAAGTGGAGCTTTTGCCATACCACAAACTCGGTGCACACAAGTGGGAAGCGCTTGGTTTTGACTACCCATTGGAAGGTGTCGAGCCACCGAAGAAAGAAGTGATGGATGAAATTCAAAGCATCCTGCTTCAGTACACAGATACCGTCAAATACTAA
- a CDS encoding lipid A deacylase LpxR family protein, whose product MKILLALPMLLASSCVLASERSTLSFSLDNDGIWGTDEDYTNGIFLSYTSGAITPWAIFRPLSLSYWGASSLDKVEFQLGHKMWTPSDIEADVPIAGDRPYAGYFHGELNYISLHPQQAQRFNVTLGSTGEGSFADRAQQLVHSLVGSKEPKGWAYQIEDRVVGSVGYLTHLNLKREPLSGNTGWEISNVTEANLGNFRSDVSTGMMLRFGSDLGGNFGAANIGTENPFKAGMIGASNQGWFTYFGVKARYRFNDITIEGERPGIPEPSDAYDVTLQPIQGEAVLGATWYNTYVGVNVFAGTKSAEYKEASKSIYGNGGISLFAFF is encoded by the coding sequence ATGAAAATCTTACTCGCTTTGCCTATGCTTCTCGCCAGCAGCTGTGTGCTAGCTTCTGAGCGCTCTACCCTTTCCTTTTCTCTCGACAACGACGGAATTTGGGGTACCGACGAGGACTACACCAACGGGATCTTCCTTTCGTACACCAGCGGTGCCATTACGCCTTGGGCGATTTTTAGGCCATTGAGTCTCTCCTACTGGGGAGCGTCTTCGCTTGATAAGGTTGAGTTCCAACTTGGCCACAAGATGTGGACACCTTCCGATATTGAAGCCGATGTCCCAATCGCGGGCGACCGCCCTTACGCGGGCTATTTTCATGGTGAGTTAAATTACATTAGCTTGCACCCGCAGCAGGCCCAGCGATTTAACGTAACGTTGGGCAGTACTGGCGAAGGTTCATTTGCAGATAGAGCTCAACAGTTAGTCCACTCCCTTGTTGGCTCGAAAGAGCCGAAAGGTTGGGCGTATCAAATTGAAGATAGAGTCGTTGGCAGTGTTGGTTATCTAACACACCTAAACTTAAAGCGAGAGCCCTTGTCCGGAAATACCGGCTGGGAAATCTCTAATGTCACAGAAGCTAACTTAGGCAATTTTAGAAGCGATGTTTCAACCGGGATGATGCTTCGATTTGGGTCAGACTTAGGTGGCAACTTCGGGGCGGCCAACATCGGAACTGAAAATCCATTTAAAGCCGGTATGATTGGCGCGTCAAATCAGGGCTGGTTTACCTATTTCGGTGTGAAAGCCCGTTATCGATTTAACGATATTACCATCGAGGGCGAGCGCCCTGGAATACCAGAGCCAAGTGATGCTTATGATGTAACACTACAACCGATTCAAGGTGAAGCCGTTTTAGGTGCGACATGGTACAACACCTACGTAGGTGTCAACGTCTTTGCCGGGACGAAGTCGGCAGAATACAAAGAGGCATCGAAATCGATATACGGTAATGGTGGTATCTCACTGTTTGCCTTCTTTTAA
- a CDS encoding methyl-accepting chemotaxis protein, with protein sequence MEVALSQKQKTLFSMLTLWSGFIILVLFIFNSLASLNEKFTSSSGMNSASAHLASTQVLLMDTVNRRTTLSVEGMDAFENSMDELESSAEQDLAVLQSAGLMAESDTISNSLESFIFNLSPWLTLKSELGFSVNDGLLEQLQQNNAKIDAAIKETGMVTLTSDFQKVVTSLQEYLIDPNEQNEKGFKRALAGFVNASNTYAMLELYEKEVKALELGFTRVVELSGTLVGLETKLDQAQATTLAAFDSAALALNQQAQMLNQEANQVSSMAQISVGIACALLALFTTAIFLTLNVSLARSLKQTLNALKQVEKGDLSTRLPVSSNNRDEFNQLKKAINVSCENLGTLVDGVKVNSQQLSNNSGELDTGINQLRQHQSQVIEQTQLLASATEEVSVTTQEISGSLEYVASISKTSAESAQAGGEIIVDTIASFEQVGAILEDAATHIEQLEQASQKIDSVMEIINGIAEQTNLLALNAAIEAARAGEQGRGFAVVADEVRSLAVRTVQAVEEISGTIDTMKQESTQVIQFIAQSDSSMQSGREQGNQAKAALEEIMNKAQEASSQTEVIFASVKELATTSQSMASNMAQINESMGELETSSQSLKQTSDGVDKRSTELYQECERFKTA encoded by the coding sequence ATGGAAGTTGCTTTATCACAAAAACAAAAAACCTTATTTTCGATGCTCACTCTGTGGTCAGGGTTCATCATTTTGGTGCTGTTTATCTTCAATTCACTCGCCAGCTTAAATGAAAAGTTTACCAGCAGCAGTGGCATGAATAGCGCGAGCGCTCACCTTGCCTCTACTCAAGTACTGTTAATGGATACGGTTAACCGCCGCACGACATTATCCGTTGAAGGAATGGACGCGTTTGAAAACAGTATGGATGAGCTAGAATCGAGTGCTGAGCAAGATTTAGCAGTCTTACAAAGCGCAGGTTTAATGGCCGAGAGTGATACGATTTCAAATTCGCTTGAGTCGTTTATCTTCAACCTAAGCCCCTGGTTAACCTTAAAGTCTGAGTTAGGTTTTTCGGTGAATGATGGCTTGTTGGAACAGCTTCAGCAAAACAATGCCAAAATCGATGCTGCCATCAAAGAGACAGGTATGGTGACATTGACATCGGACTTTCAGAAGGTCGTCACGAGTTTGCAAGAGTATTTAATCGATCCAAATGAGCAGAATGAGAAAGGTTTTAAACGCGCATTAGCAGGGTTTGTTAATGCTTCAAACACCTACGCCATGCTTGAGTTGTACGAGAAAGAAGTGAAAGCTTTAGAGCTTGGCTTTACTCGAGTTGTCGAACTCTCCGGCACATTAGTTGGTCTTGAGACTAAGCTCGATCAAGCGCAAGCTACAACGTTAGCGGCATTCGACAGTGCGGCATTAGCGCTCAATCAACAAGCACAAATGCTAAACCAAGAGGCAAACCAGGTTTCGAGCATGGCCCAGATTTCAGTGGGTATTGCCTGTGCGCTACTGGCGCTGTTTACCACTGCCATCTTTCTAACGTTGAATGTGTCTTTAGCTCGCTCTTTAAAGCAGACGTTGAATGCACTAAAGCAAGTGGAGAAAGGGGACCTATCGACGCGACTCCCAGTCAGCAGCAACAATCGTGATGAGTTTAATCAATTGAAGAAAGCGATTAACGTCAGCTGTGAAAATCTAGGTACCTTGGTTGATGGTGTTAAAGTCAACAGTCAGCAGTTGTCTAATAACTCGGGAGAGCTGGACACTGGCATTAATCAATTGCGTCAGCATCAGAGCCAGGTTATCGAGCAGACGCAGCTGCTTGCCTCAGCAACCGAAGAAGTGAGTGTGACGACACAAGAGATCTCAGGGTCTCTAGAGTACGTGGCAAGCATCAGTAAAACGTCGGCTGAATCGGCGCAGGCTGGTGGTGAGATTATCGTGGATACGATCGCCTCCTTTGAGCAAGTAGGCGCTATTCTCGAAGATGCAGCTACCCATATTGAGCAGCTAGAACAAGCGTCGCAAAAGATTGACTCCGTGATGGAAATCATCAACGGCATTGCAGAGCAAACCAACCTGTTGGCGTTGAATGCGGCGATAGAAGCAGCAAGAGCAGGGGAGCAAGGTCGTGGCTTTGCCGTTGTTGCCGATGAAGTGCGTAGTCTTGCCGTTAGAACGGTTCAAGCTGTGGAGGAGATATCTGGCACCATAGATACCATGAAGCAAGAGAGCACGCAGGTAATACAGTTTATTGCGCAATCCGATTCATCGATGCAATCCGGAAGAGAGCAGGGCAACCAGGCGAAAGCCGCGCTTGAAGAGATCATGAACAAAGCGCAGGAAGCGAGCTCACAGACGGAAGTGATTTTTGCCTCAGTGAAAGAATTAGCAACGACCTCGCAATCGATGGCAAGCAACATGGCACAAATCAATGAGTCTATGGGGGAGCTGGAGACAAGTAGCCAGAGCTTAAAACAAACCAGCGATGGTGTTGATAAACGATCAACTGAGCTTTATCAAGAATGTGAAAGGTTTAAAACTGCATAG